From the genome of Blautia pseudococcoides, one region includes:
- the rpsA gene encoding 30S ribosomal protein S1, whose product MSELSFEQMLDESFKTIRNGEVVEGTIIGVKEDEIILNIGYKADGIITRNEYSNDSNLDLTTVVSVGDTMEAKVLKVNDGEGQVLLTYKRLAAEKGNKRLEEAFENKEVLTAKVTQVLDGGLSVVLDEARVFIPASLVSDSYEKDLTKYQDQEIEFVITEFNPRRRRIIGDRKQLLMAKKAEMQKELFERIHPGDVVEGTIKNVTDFGAFIDLGGADGLLHISEMSWGRVENPKKVFKAGGPIRVLIKDINGDKIALSLKFEDQNPWLDAAEKYAAGNVVEGRIARMTDFGAFIELEPGVDALLHVSQISRAHVDKPSDVLSVGQVVTAKVVDFNGEEKKISLSMKALEPASDDRDEAGYDTEE is encoded by the coding sequence ATGTCAGAATTAAGTTTTGAACAGATGTTAGACGAATCATTTAAGACAATCAGAAATGGGGAGGTAGTCGAAGGTACTATCATCGGTGTTAAAGAAGATGAAATTATCCTGAACATTGGCTATAAAGCAGATGGTATCATCACAAGAAACGAATATTCCAACGATTCTAATCTTGACCTGACTACTGTAGTTTCCGTAGGAGACACCATGGAGGCAAAGGTTCTGAAAGTCAACGACGGCGAAGGACAGGTTCTCTTGACATACAAGAGACTGGCAGCTGAGAAAGGCAACAAGAGACTGGAGGAAGCTTTTGAAAATAAAGAGGTCCTGACAGCAAAAGTAACACAGGTTCTGGACGGCGGTTTAAGTGTTGTCTTAGATGAGGCAAGAGTGTTCATTCCGGCAAGTCTGGTATCCGATTCTTATGAAAAAGACCTGACAAAATATCAGGATCAGGAAATTGAATTCGTGATCACGGAATTCAACCCGAGAAGACGCCGTATCATCGGTGACCGCAAACAGCTTCTGATGGCTAAAAAAGCTGAAATGCAGAAAGAACTGTTCGAGAGGATCCATCCGGGTGATGTGGTTGAAGGAACGATCAAAAATGTAACGGATTTCGGTGCGTTCATTGATTTAGGCGGAGCTGACGGCCTGCTTCACATCTCTGAAATGTCCTGGGGCAGAGTGGAAAACCCGAAAAAGGTATTCAAAGCCGGTGGGCCGATCCGAGTGCTGATCAAAGATATCAATGGTGACAAGATTGCCCTGAGCCTGAAATTCGAGGATCAGAACCCATGGCTGGATGCAGCAGAGAAATACGCTGCAGGCAATGTGGTAGAAGGCAGAATCGCACGTATGACAGATTTCGGTGCATTCATTGAGCTGGAGCCGGGCGTAGATGCATTACTGCACGTATCCCAGATTTCCAGAGCACACGTGGACAAACCGTCTGACGTATTATCCGTAGGACAGGTAGTTACAGCTAAAGTTGTGGACTTCAACGGAGAAGAGAAAAAAATCAGCCTGAGCATGAAAGCTCTGGAGCCGGCTTCTGATGACAGAGATGAAGCAGGATATGATACAGAAGAATAA
- a CDS encoding ribonuclease H-like domain-containing protein, whose product MLTNKIFNYQFMPEYAKHFLPADTGEDDLLFFDIETTGLSHHNSRVYLIGAALCTDGKWEMVQFLAEKENEEEEISVLKAFQALCAGKSCFLHFNGSTFDIPYLQHKYRGYGLTAPFTDAVSVDLYRALQPFRSLLGTENFRQKSLEPLSGYKRKDTMNGKELIKVYRTYAKTGREPLLDLLFLHNHDDVEGMGRLLAFGALLVLFRGDFQVPSVREVTDRTMDGSLQKEILFTLKLPLSFPVPLSFSLPCAYVTVEKDCGKMKMPLLEGTLKYYYPDYKNYYYLPLEDEAVHKSVGVYVDPACREKAKASNCCKRVSGYFLRAFGTPGLPVLKPAYASEDSYIQWTDSFLKSQEMQKSYLHEYLKNQARV is encoded by the coding sequence ATGCTAACAAACAAGATATTTAATTATCAATTTATGCCAGAATATGCTAAACACTTTCTTCCTGCAGACACCGGGGAAGATGACTTATTATTTTTTGATATTGAAACAACAGGACTGAGCCATCATAACAGCCGGGTGTATCTGATCGGAGCCGCGCTGTGTACAGACGGCAAATGGGAGATGGTACAATTTCTCGCAGAAAAAGAGAATGAGGAGGAAGAAATTTCCGTGCTGAAAGCCTTTCAGGCTCTGTGCGCCGGGAAAAGCTGTTTTCTGCACTTTAACGGCAGTACCTTTGATATTCCTTACCTGCAGCACAAATACAGGGGCTACGGACTTACAGCACCCTTCACAGATGCCGTATCCGTGGACCTCTACCGCGCCCTTCAGCCTTTCCGTTCCCTTCTTGGGACAGAGAACTTCCGCCAAAAATCCCTGGAACCTTTGTCCGGATACAAAAGAAAGGATACCATGAACGGAAAGGAACTGATCAAGGTCTACCGCACCTACGCCAAAACAGGCCGGGAACCGCTTTTAGACCTCCTGTTCCTACACAATCATGATGATGTGGAGGGCATGGGCCGTCTTCTGGCTTTTGGTGCCCTCCTGGTCCTTTTTCGGGGAGATTTCCAGGTCCCTTCCGTCCGGGAAGTGACAGACAGGACCATGGACGGAAGCCTCCAAAAGGAAATCCTTTTCACATTGAAACTGCCCCTCTCCTTCCCTGTCCCGCTTTCTTTTTCTCTGCCCTGTGCTTACGTCACCGTGGAGAAGGACTGCGGCAAAATGAAAATGCCTCTTTTGGAAGGCACTTTAAAATACTATTATCCTGACTATAAGAATTATTACTATCTTCCTCTGGAGGATGAGGCAGTCCATAAAAGTGTGGGGGTGTATGTGGACCCTGCCTGCCGGGAAAAAGCAAAAGCTTCCAACTGCTGCAAAAGAGTAAGCGGTTATTTTCTCCGGGCCTTTGGCACACCCGGTCTTCCTGTCTTAAAACCCGCCTACGCATCCGAGGATTCCTATATCCAGTGGACGGACAGCTTTCTTAAAAGCCAGGAGATGCAGAAATCTTATCTGCACGAATATCTGAAAAACCAGGCACGTGTCTGA
- a CDS encoding putative ABC transporter permease, with the protein MDFKVAGISLYYIINWFFIYSFLGWVWESCYVSVKSKKPVNRGFINGPFCTIYGFGAVSVYLILKDFDQNLLVLYIGGVVVATVLEFMTGWLMETIFHTRWWDYSKKKCNLHGYICLGSSLAWGVFTVLLFRVFQPFVEWLTNLYPVTIGTIAVSIVVILYGADFITSAVAAFGISKRFARVEDMLEDLTAYLQTTKLYETKEEIRDKLEEIRAFNLADAAEKIGTKKSEFTQLLEERFSLSENYMEKKAELEKRMDEFSEKYLSARKKSNLVGKRMIHAYPGLRAEFRRYKERKAKKH; encoded by the coding sequence ATGGATTTTAAAGTTGCAGGAATCTCTCTGTATTATATCATAAACTGGTTTTTTATCTATAGTTTTTTGGGCTGGGTGTGGGAATCCTGTTACGTTTCCGTCAAATCAAAAAAACCGGTGAACAGAGGATTTATCAATGGTCCGTTCTGCACCATTTACGGGTTTGGCGCTGTCAGCGTCTATCTCATCCTGAAAGATTTTGATCAGAATCTTCTGGTGCTCTACATAGGAGGCGTGGTGGTTGCCACTGTGCTGGAATTTATGACCGGATGGCTGATGGAGACGATCTTCCACACCAGATGGTGGGATTACAGCAAAAAAAAATGCAACCTACACGGGTACATCTGTCTTGGTTCTTCCCTTGCCTGGGGTGTCTTTACCGTTCTGCTGTTTAGGGTATTCCAGCCTTTTGTGGAATGGCTGACCAATCTTTACCCTGTTACCATAGGAACCATTGCCGTAAGTATTGTTGTAATTCTGTACGGTGCGGATTTTATTACTTCCGCAGTCGCTGCGTTTGGCATCAGCAAGAGATTTGCCAGAGTGGAGGATATGCTGGAGGATTTGACCGCATACCTGCAGACTACAAAGCTGTATGAGACAAAAGAGGAGATCAGGGATAAACTGGAAGAGATCAGAGCTTTCAATCTGGCCGATGCTGCGGAAAAGATCGGTACCAAGAAATCTGAGTTCACCCAATTGCTCGAGGAACGCTTTTCCCTCTCTGAGAATTATATGGAAAAGAAAGCGGAGCTTGAGAAACGTATGGATGAGTTTTCGGAAAAATATCTGTCCGCAAGGAAAAAATCCAACCTTGTCGGCAAACGTATGATCCATGCTTACCCCGGACTGCGGGCGGAATTCAGGCGCTATAAAGAAAGAAAAGCCAAAAAACATTAA
- the rsxC gene encoding electron transport complex subunit RsxC: MAFLTFKGGVHPYDGKELSKDKPITDYLPKQELVYPLSQHIGAPAKSIVAKGDHVLAGQKIAETGGFVSSPIHASVSGTVTAVGRVRNNMGNMVDAITVENDGKYESIEMQKVDSLDSLSKEEIIKRIQDGGVVGMGGAGFPTHVKLSPKEPDKIEYVLVNGAECEPYLTSDYRRMMEQPELVVGGLKCMLKLFDNAKGCICIEDNKPDCVAKMTEFVKDEPRIEVKTLKTKYPQGAERCLINAVTDRELNSSMLPADVGCVVDNVDTVCAICRAVLEGRPVIEKIVTVTGDGIANPQNFRVKTGTSFAELIEAAGGFKGPVEKVISGGPMMGFAMFDYHVPIVKTSSAILCLTKDVVAANEESACINCGRCVSGCPARLVPSRLATYAEEGQEELFVKFNGMECVECGCCSFVCPAKRPLTQSVRSMRKMVLANRKKPK, from the coding sequence ATGGCGTTTTTAACCTTTAAGGGCGGCGTACACCCTTATGATGGAAAAGAACTGTCAAAAGACAAGCCTATAACGGATTACCTGCCGAAACAAGAGCTGGTCTATCCGTTATCACAGCACATAGGCGCACCTGCAAAGTCCATTGTGGCGAAAGGTGACCATGTACTGGCCGGGCAGAAAATTGCTGAGACGGGAGGTTTTGTTTCCTCACCCATTCACGCATCCGTTTCCGGTACCGTAACTGCAGTAGGCAGGGTACGGAATAACATGGGAAATATGGTGGATGCCATTACCGTGGAGAATGATGGGAAATACGAGAGCATTGAAATGCAGAAGGTGGACTCTCTGGATTCTCTTTCCAAAGAGGAGATCATCAAAAGGATTCAGGACGGCGGTGTTGTCGGTATGGGCGGAGCTGGTTTCCCCACCCATGTGAAGCTGTCTCCAAAGGAACCGGACAAAATTGAGTATGTCCTGGTGAACGGAGCCGAGTGTGAACCTTATCTGACATCGGATTACCGGCGGATGATGGAACAGCCTGAGCTGGTAGTAGGCGGGCTGAAATGCATGCTGAAGCTTTTTGACAACGCAAAGGGATGCATCTGCATTGAGGACAACAAACCGGATTGTGTTGCAAAGATGACAGAGTTTGTGAAGGATGAGCCGCGTATAGAGGTGAAAACCCTCAAGACAAAATACCCGCAGGGCGCAGAGCGCTGTCTGATCAATGCTGTTACAGACAGAGAACTGAATTCCTCCATGCTTCCCGCGGACGTGGGATGTGTTGTGGACAATGTTGATACGGTATGTGCTATCTGCAGGGCTGTTTTGGAGGGACGTCCTGTGATCGAGAAAATAGTCACCGTGACAGGGGACGGCATAGCCAATCCCCAGAACTTCCGGGTAAAGACCGGCACCAGTTTCGCGGAACTGATCGAGGCAGCCGGGGGCTTTAAAGGCCCTGTGGAGAAAGTGATCTCCGGCGGCCCTATGATGGGCTTCGCCATGTTTGATTATCATGTGCCCATTGTAAAAACTTCGTCCGCCATCCTGTGTCTGACAAAAGATGTGGTGGCAGCCAATGAAGAGTCGGCCTGTATCAACTGCGGACGCTGTGTCAGCGGATGTCCCGCAAGGCTGGTTCCTTCCCGTCTGGCAACATATGCGGAAGAGGGACAGGAAGAACTGTTTGTGAAATTTAATGGTATGGAGTGTGTGGAGTGTGGCTGCTGCAGCTTTGTCTGTCCGGCTAAAAGGCCCCTGACCCAGTCTGTCCGGTCCATGAGAAAAATGGTTCTTGCCAACAGGAAAAAGCCAAAGTAG